The Thunnus maccoyii chromosome 9, fThuMac1.1, whole genome shotgun sequence genome includes a region encoding these proteins:
- the atoh1a gene encoding protein atonal homolog 1a gives MDVLSVENWGKGAREVAVLDSRQHSPRVVEGRGGEQHLEESRYEPGLTLVDSGSDPRAWLAPVQPSGTCAAHATSPDYLRHSPCPSIGSYHESGSPGSSGHPSPPSYRKTAKSLSSSSLKVRELCRLKGTLTGPEEDASTRQRAPSSKPTNGVQKQRRVAANARERRRMHGLNHAFDELRSVIPAFDNDKKLSKYETLQMAQIYINALAELLQGPVSSSSNSNNDISNNNNSPKCDVMLSPTVGFDGVKDRASPSPTTCRTAAAVPASGGNLPVHISGMPFRSSFDDSSFSAMVEEAMCSPSPSSSAQASSSLAAIGGGRKASPRSDGEFSPHSHFSDSDEIVMELHSSEEDDLTELKLPSHHHHHTVSF, from the exons atGGATGTCCTAAGTGTGGAAAACTGGGGCAAAGGCGCACGAGAGGTGGCAGTCCTCGACTCACGGCAGCACAGCCCAAGAGTAgtagaggggaggggaggggagcaGCACCTCGAGGAGTCCCGCTACGAACCTGGACTGACGCTCGTGGACAGCGGCAGTGACCCACGCGCCTGGCTGGCTCCGGTGCAGCCTTCTGGCACCTGCGCGGCACACGCCACTTCACCCGACTACCTGCGGCACTCGCCTTGCCCGAGCATTGGCTCCTATCACG aGAGTGGCTCCCCGGGGTCCTCGGGTCATCCCAGCCCTCCCAGCTACAGAAAAACTGCCAAGAGTCTCTCGTCTTCTTCGCTCAAAGTCAGAGAGCTATGCCGTCTAAAAGGCACGCTCACCGGACCCGAGGAGGACGCCTCCACGAGACAGAGAGCCCCGTCCAGCAAACCGACCAACGGGGTCCAGAAGCAGAGGCGCGTGGCCGCCAACGCGCGCGAGAGGAGGCGGATGCACGGGCTTAACCACGCTTTTGACGAGCTGCGCAGCGTCATCCCGGCGTTTGACAACGACAAAAAGCTCTCCAAATATGAAACTTTACAGATGGCACAGATTTACATCAACGCCCTGGCTGAGCTGCTCCAAGGTCCGGTCTCCTCCtccagcaacagcaacaacgaCATCTCCAACAATAACAACTCGCCAAAGTGTGACGTTATGCTTTCGCCCACCGTTGGTTTTGACGGGGTAAAGGACAGGGCTTCCCCGTCCCCTACAACCTGTAGGACAGCCGCGGCTGTGCCCGCCTCAGGTGGAAACTTACCTGTTCACATCAGCGGGATGCCTTTCCGCTCCTCCTTCGACGACAGTTCGTTTTCCGCAATGGTTGAAGAAGCGATGTGTTCGCCTTCTCCTTCATCGTCCGCACAGGCCAGCAGTTCGCTCGCAGCGATCGGAGGTGGAAGGAAAGCGTCTCCCCGGAGCGACGGAGAGTTTTCCCCGCACTCACACTTCAGTGACTCGGATGAAATAGTGATGGAGCTCCACTCAAGTGAAGAAGATGATCTAACAGAACTGAAACTACccagccaccaccaccatcacacGGTTTCTTTCtaa